The genomic region TGATGTTTGTAGGAATGGAATAAAACGTTTTGAACACATAGACTTGAGTTtctgagttttgtaactgtagactgagatgtgtgttttggaagctgtgatttgaaacttgtgcatagatttttttttctacaagttacaaaatgaaagtttcattttATATaccaaaagttacgtgttacaaaacatgaattacatgctacaaataacagttacatgttacaaaacatggTACAAGTTACGTGTAACGTTATCCAACTCCAGCTCCATATTTTCCTCCCAGATGGAACAGAGAGAAGGAAATCACCACATTTGCAAACACAATCAGAAAAAGGGATTTATAAAATAATCTGTTACTAAAAGTGTTGAGATGTATCTAAAGACATGAGGACAGACTGACAGGCTTTTAGAGCAGAATCCAGCATCTGCTCACAAACTCAGTTTACCAACTATTTATCTCAACTCTTGGCTTTCTGTAAAAACAAAATTACTTTCTTGAGGTAAATTTGTTGCATCCatttaaaacaaaatccaaacagAGACTGAATCACTTCGGGAGGTTCAACCATGGAGGtctttgtaacgtttcatcctgagctGAGCAGTTGTGGGGTTTGAGAGGCGGGCCGCGGGAAAACAAAAATTCATGCAAACACAAAAAGCAATGATAGGGACTGAGCGGTGGTGGGAGGGTGGGAGAAGGAGGAGGCCAACCTTCAGAGATACAGTGACTGTCCAGCAGGCTGGTGTAAGTGTGAATATCAGAGTCTGAGCCCAGAGGAAGAACCGCCAGCCAGATTCAGAGCAGCACAGGCAACGTGGAGAGGGGGATTAGTCAGAGGCAACGTCAATCCAATGTTTAGTCACAATGTTTAAAAGCACAAATCAATAATAACGTCTGCCATTTGATCGTTTCCTCTCTCACCTCCTGGACTCATCCCATCTGTCAGGATCTGCATGCTGGAGATACGAGACAACTCCACCTCAAAGTGAGTTTCACCATCGAGGAACAGGTATCTGAAAACCAGAGCAGGCGTCTACACCACATCCATCTCCACAAACACCCCTGCTGGGTTCATGTAAGGATTTAAAACCAATTCTGTCAAATCTGAGACCCCAATCTGGATCCAAACAACCAGTCAGGTGGTTTCATTTGCACCACGGACACAAGGAGTCTCGGACCGATGGACTCACCGGTGGTTGTTGGACAGGCGACACGTCATGGTTTCAGACTTCTCCGATGTTCCCAAAGTGACTACAAAGGAGCCTCCTGGAAGCAGGAGAGCACATTTGAGTGCAAGCAACTTTCATTTGTGACACAGACCATTGGCAGAAATATGGAGCTAGGGTTGGGACAATATTACGTGTAACttgcagtgttgtgcccgaacgcaTTCACTGAACGATCGTTCGTGAatttgtttgctttttttttcgtgaactgaactcgttcgtattttgcctgacaaacgtaaaagtgagtgcgtgcgtcctggcgtgcgtgaacaGGTTTATGAACGTgttctttcgccgttctagctccagatcttgaCAGAGCTTTTccagagctaaagcctagctacaacaacctgttaaccatagagtttataagaagtagaacccgcaaatgcggccaaacataggcagtagcggttggtgcggtGTCTACTCTTCTACGTCGATGCTGTGtgaaggagtcaaagttcattcagaaaaattgaaaagggactaaaatgaaagattatacatttttgaatgttttgcacttttaatattgcactttgaatTTGCTACCTCCGCCTGCTTCCTAAGACTGTTTAATAATGttccattaaaaaaaactgttcaaataatgttttcctcatgttattgagaatgtACTGtagcccaggggtgtcaaactcaaactcacacggggccaaaatgaaactctgggacggagtcgagggccaaacttaatattttttgaaaaagtgacggcaaatttgcacgttttctttatcaacatatatataattttgaacctttaaatttggaaacaaacatatttctgcattaacactgaatgtggaataaccaaatgacacacgagcaagtcagttttaaataaaaggcaccagtggtattcattacttgtggtataatcagcattattaaaatctattcaggatttatgttttcttgtttattcatttttcttattttttattctccttttttctcctgtaataagtgtcatcgctgctgtgacatctagctttccccactgaggaatatatatatatatatatatatatatatatatatatatatgaactatatatatatatatatgaactaagaaacaaactagtttgttttaaaatataagaattgaactttgaactagtttgttttttgaAACAAACTTTACCAACACTGGTAACTTGTACCacattttgtaacttgtaacatgttttgtaaccgtACCTTTCGTTTGTAGAATGTAATTcacgttttgtaacatgtaacattTGTTTTGTAACACAAGATTCTCGTTTTGTATCACTTGACTTTTGGTAACgtgtaattctcattttgtaacatgaaactttcattttgtaacgtgCAGAAAAAAACGTACAAGTTgcaaatcacaactctcaaaacaaaCATCTTAATCTCCAGGTGCAAAACTTAAATCTACGTGTTACAAAActttttgtcccaattctagcttcttttcccaaagaaccaatgctaggctttgtctgaccagccaaaAACAAGAATTACCTGCTACAAAATCAAATTTTTGTGTTACATAGCAAAAGTTCCGTTACaaaatgtgaattacatgctacaaaacgaaagttacagttacaaaacgaaggttacagttacaaaacttattACAAGTTAcacgtaatattgtcccaatcctagtttcaTAGTGAACATCTGTTGGATTTAGTTTCAAAAATACTGATTAGGCAGAAAGGACAGCACAGATTCAGCTGCTCACCTCCCAGGAGCACTTTGAGCTGCTTGTCGTAGAACTCCACCTCCTTCTGGGAGACCAGGCTGCACTCAGCACACTGCCTCACCGGGTCCACGAAGCACATGCGGGGCAGCGccaccttcttgctgcagcactTATCGCAGAAACAGCGGCCGCAGCGCCGGCAGTGGTGCTGCAGGGACAAATACACACCGCTTTTTACACGAGATCTCCTCGTAGCCTCGGCCTACAGCGGGCTTCATGTTATCATTAACAATGTGCTGTCTGAGTTTAACGTCTGTGGAGCGAAAGCTAACAACTCAACCTGGATTTAGCTGTAGAgcgctggtaaaaaaaaaaaaacttcatgtTATGGATTTATAATGATAACAAAGAAGGGAAATTTTTATCTTCATCACTAGTAAATAAAGAAAAATCATAAGAGACTCAAAATTGCTTTAAAATGTCTTAAAATGCGTCTTCTCTCTGACTCTAAGAGGACTTGACTATGAAGAAACTGAGACTTTTATTAATGTCTGGGTTAAAtctcctttaactcattcactgtcattgacgactaaagtcgtcatttgcatttttttttcctgtgtgggcgtcggacgagcccccgcaccgtgagaacaaacatctcagctctgaagccgatcttcatccgcatacatcacacgtcacgtgatcaggaagcagaaaatccatgtgttgggcgatcgttttgggccgctgctgtaaaaaaagtgaggcgtgaaccggaaaagcttctgccgatcacaactcgacaacggattatgaaagaacggataacgctcgaaatgcgtggattcttcctgacgtaagaggtgagtctttgcttagttttggttgttttggcgtcgacatcatcctagcgcgcaacgttctgtgactcttaaaaaacaatgaaaacggtgagaaacgctggcagcgaagggctttagcgatcaggaaacggctggcagtgaatgagttaatttgaTTAATTTCAGATTCTTAAAGTGAAAGCTGAGGAGAGAAATCCCTGAGCTTGTTGAAACAGAACAAATAAGAACCACCTGTGAGAATGTAATTCTGTTTTTCTCCCACAGGAAGTTCTGAAAGGGGACAGCTAAAGCAGATGACTGTGAGGAAAAGAACTTCCCTTAAATCAAGGAGTTTCTTCACAGAAAATCAGAAACAGGAAACAAGAGAACTTCGTTAAACCCCGAGCTGAGTGGTGTCAGTGTGGCGCTGCAGGCAGGACAGACCTTTCTCCTGATGAAGTCGAACTTGGTGTCACACTGCATGCATCTCGGACACTGGAGAGAGGGGGGACAGGATGTTAAGCGTGCTGATCTGAGCACATTCCAGTGACGTGCGGTGAGGTTCATGACTGGGGAGCCACCGACTGCTCTGGAGTCAGACGTAAACATACACGAACCAAAAACAGTGTCGAAGCTTGTGTTTTCATTTTGAACTTGAATGAAACGGTTTATCGTTTTAAAACTTCTTAGTCATGATTGAATCTTTTTCATACTGTTCAACAAAacactaaatggtaaatggcctgtgtgtgatatagcgccttctagagtcctggaaccccccaaggtgctttacaacacaatcagtcattcacccattcacacacacattcacacactggtggggatgagctacaatgtagccacagctgccctggggcgcaccgacagaggcgaggctgctgagcactggcgccaccggtccctccgaccaccaccagcaggcaaggtgggttaagtgtcttgcccaaggacacaacgacagtgacaaactgagcggggctcgaacctgcaaccttccgattacggggcgagcactaaa from Nothobranchius furzeri strain GRZ-AD chromosome 18, NfurGRZ-RIMD1, whole genome shotgun sequence harbors:
- the zfyve21 gene encoding zinc finger FYVE domain-containing protein 21 isoform X1, with the protein product MSSVPDGKKLVRSPSGLRMVPENGAFNSPFSLDEPQWVPDKECPRCMQCDTKFDFIRRKHHCRRCGRCFCDKCCSKKVALPRMCFVDPVRQCAECSLVSQKEVEFYDKQLKVLLGGGSFVVTLGTSEKSETMTCRLSNNHRYLFLDGETHFEVELSRISSMQILTDGMSPGDSDIHTYTSLLDSHCISEGGTSRASGMLLHYKPMGSQDVQQLRLEVADDKKVASLWLAAMHKAAKLLHEARDQ
- the zfyve21 gene encoding zinc finger FYVE domain-containing protein 21 isoform X2, with amino-acid sequence MSSVPDGKKLVRSPSGLRMVPENGAFNSPFSLDEPQWVPDKECPRCMQCDTKFDFIRRKHHCRRCGRCFCDKCCSKKVALPRMCFVDPVRQCAECSLVSQKEVEFYDKQLKVLLGGGSFVVTLGTSEKSETMTCRLSNNHRYLFLDGETHFEVELSRISSMQILTDGMSPGGGTSRASGMLLHYKPMGSQDVQQLRLEVADDKKVASLWLAAMHKAAKLLHEARDQ